One genomic window of Blastopirellula retiformator includes the following:
- a CDS encoding sulfatase family protein gives MPVSFARLLLVAFFAGLTVSSAAAAKPNFVIINIDDLGYADIEPFGSEINRTPNLNAMADEGMKLTCFYAAPVCSPSRASLMTGSYPKRSLSIPHVLFPAYAEGLSPDEVTIAELMKEQGYATGIIGKWHLGDQPEYLPTKQGFDYYYGLPYSNDMGPAKDGVKSNYGAPLPKTKGKGQPPLPLMRNETVLQRVLAKDQAELVANYTHEAIKFIRDHQEEPFFLYLPHSAVHFPLYPGDAFRGKNEHGLYSDWVEEVDWSVGQVLQTLKDLGLDQRTLVIFTSDNGGSLHHGAVNKPLRAGKGTTFEGGMRVPTIVRWPGKVPAGSSSDEVVGMIDVLPTLVRLAGGQAPTDRKLDGGDIGAILAGEKDAKSPHDAYYFYRGFKLQAVRSGPWKLLLKQGQLYNLKEDISESKNVAAEHADIVERLQKLATAMDSDLGVQKIGPGCRPLGKVKDPQPLIDYDGTIRAGFEPQK, from the coding sequence ATGCCTGTTTCGTTTGCTCGTTTGCTTCTCGTGGCGTTCTTTGCCGGACTCACTGTTTCTTCCGCCGCGGCCGCCAAGCCGAACTTCGTCATTATTAACATCGACGACCTGGGTTATGCCGATATCGAGCCGTTTGGCTCCGAAATCAATCGGACCCCCAACCTCAACGCGATGGCGGACGAGGGGATGAAGTTGACCTGTTTTTACGCGGCGCCGGTTTGCTCGCCATCGCGGGCGTCGCTGATGACCGGCTCTTATCCGAAGCGGAGTCTGTCTATTCCGCACGTTCTCTTTCCGGCGTATGCCGAGGGACTCAGTCCCGACGAAGTGACGATCGCCGAGCTGATGAAAGAGCAGGGGTATGCGACCGGAATCATCGGCAAGTGGCACCTAGGCGATCAGCCGGAGTACCTGCCGACGAAGCAAGGATTTGATTACTACTATGGCCTCCCTTACTCCAATGATATGGGCCCGGCCAAAGATGGCGTGAAGAGCAATTACGGCGCTCCGCTGCCCAAGACCAAAGGAAAAGGACAACCGCCGCTTCCGCTAATGCGGAACGAAACCGTGCTGCAGCGCGTGTTGGCGAAGGACCAGGCCGAACTGGTCGCCAACTACACGCATGAAGCGATCAAATTTATCCGCGATCATCAGGAGGAGCCGTTCTTCCTTTACCTGCCGCACTCGGCGGTTCACTTTCCGCTCTACCCGGGCGACGCGTTCCGCGGCAAGAACGAGCATGGGCTCTACAGCGACTGGGTCGAGGAAGTCGACTGGAGCGTCGGGCAGGTGCTGCAGACGCTGAAAGATCTCGGCCTGGATCAGCGCACGCTGGTGATCTTTACCTCGGACAATGGCGGATCGCTACATCACGGAGCGGTGAACAAGCCGCTGCGAGCGGGCAAAGGAACAACCTTTGAAGGTGGGATGCGGGTGCCGACGATCGTCCGCTGGCCTGGTAAAGTGCCGGCCGGTAGCAGCAGCGACGAAGTGGTCGGCATGATCGACGTGTTGCCGACGCTGGTTCGTTTGGCCGGCGGACAGGCGCCGACCGACCGCAAGCTGGACGGCGGCGACATCGGCGCGATTCTGGCTGGCGAGAAAGACGCCAAGAGCCCGCACGACGCCTACTACTTCTATCGCGGTTTTAAACTGCAAGCGGTTCGTAGCGGTCCGTGGAAGCTGCTGCTGAAGCAGGGACAACTCTACAACCTGAAAGAAGACATCAGCGAGTCGAAGAACGTCGCCGCCGAACATGCCGACATCGTCGAACGCTTGCAAAAGCTGGCGACGGCGATGGACAGCGATCTGGGCGTACAGAAGATCGGCCCTGGATGTCGTCCGCTCGGCAAGGTGAAGGACCCGCAACCGCTGATCGACTACGACGGCACGATCCGAGCGGGGTTTGAACCGCAGAAGTAG
- a CDS encoding arylsulfatase encodes MIRRLRLASLCIALLITASAYAADKPNILFIMGDDVGMWNISTYHQGMMGYSTPNIDRLAKKGGKFMSYYAQQSCTAGRSAFITGQLPFRTGLSKVGLPGADLGLQKEDPTLAEMLKPMGYVTGQFGKNHLGDRDEFLPTNHGFDEFLGNLYHLNAEEEPENPDYPTNPEFKKKFGPRGVIKSSADGKIEDTGPLTKKRMETIDEEVLAATTDFIDRAKVADKPFFVWFNTTHMHNFTHVKPEDAGKTGLGFYADGIVYHDKIIGQLLDYLDDAGLTENTIVVYTTDNGPMVCLWPDAGMTPFRGEKNTNWDGGWRVPALIRWPGTVEPGSIFTDIFSAEDWFPTLAAAAGDADIKEKLLQGHKAGDKTFKVHLDGYDQGEYLAGKGPSARKEFFYFSDDGDLLALRYDRWKAHFMIQEATGLDVWRNPFTTLRAPLIFDLKVDPFEKAQDGIGYNDWWYRRAFVLVPSQALVGNLMETFVDFPPRQEPASFTVGEALEKLSQPSPGGN; translated from the coding sequence ATGATCCGGCGACTTCGCCTCGCATCTCTTTGTATCGCCTTGCTCATTACGGCAAGCGCATACGCCGCCGACAAGCCGAACATCCTCTTCATCATGGGAGACGATGTCGGGATGTGGAACATCAGCACCTATCATCAAGGAATGATGGGCTACTCAACTCCCAACATCGATCGACTGGCGAAAAAAGGGGGCAAGTTCATGTCCTACTACGCCCAGCAAAGCTGCACCGCTGGACGCTCGGCCTTTATCACCGGCCAGTTGCCGTTCCGCACGGGGCTATCGAAAGTCGGTCTGCCAGGCGCCGATCTTGGCCTGCAAAAAGAAGATCCGACGCTCGCCGAAATGCTGAAGCCGATGGGCTACGTCACTGGCCAGTTCGGCAAGAATCACCTGGGCGATAGAGACGAGTTTCTGCCGACCAATCACGGCTTCGACGAGTTCCTGGGCAACCTCTATCACCTGAACGCCGAAGAAGAGCCCGAAAACCCTGACTACCCGACGAATCCTGAATTCAAAAAGAAGTTCGGCCCTCGCGGCGTGATCAAGTCGTCGGCCGATGGCAAGATCGAAGACACCGGCCCGCTGACCAAGAAGCGGATGGAAACGATCGACGAAGAGGTCCTCGCCGCGACGACCGACTTCATCGATCGCGCGAAAGTGGCCGACAAGCCGTTCTTTGTCTGGTTCAACACGACCCACATGCACAACTTTACTCACGTCAAACCGGAAGACGCCGGCAAGACAGGCCTCGGCTTTTACGCCGACGGCATAGTCTATCACGACAAGATCATTGGTCAGTTGCTTGACTATCTGGATGACGCCGGCCTGACCGAAAACACGATCGTCGTCTACACCACCGACAACGGACCGATGGTCTGCTTGTGGCCCGATGCCGGGATGACGCCGTTCCGCGGCGAAAAGAACACCAACTGGGACGGCGGTTGGCGCGTGCCAGCCCTGATCCGCTGGCCAGGTACCGTCGAACCAGGCAGCATCTTCACCGACATCTTCTCGGCCGAAGACTGGTTTCCGACGCTCGCGGCCGCCGCCGGCGACGCCGACATCAAAGAGAAACTGCTGCAGGGTCATAAGGCGGGGGACAAAACCTTCAAGGTCCACCTCGACGGCTACGACCAAGGCGAGTATCTGGCCGGCAAAGGTCCTTCGGCTCGCAAGGAGTTCTTCTACTTTTCGGACGATGGCGACCTGCTGGCGCTGCGCTACGATCGCTGGAAGGCACACTTCATGATCCAGGAAGCGACTGGCCTGGACGTCTGGCGGAATCCTTTCACCACGCTTCGCGCTCCGCTCATCTTCGACCTGAAGGTTGATCCGTTTGAGAAGGCGCAAGACGGGATCGGGTACAACGACTGGTGGTATCGCCGAGCCTTCGTCCTGGTTCCCTCCCAGGCACTTGTCGGCAACCTAATGGAAACCTTCGTCGACTTCCCGCCGCGTCAAGAACCGGCCAGCTTTACGGTCGGCGAAGCGCTGGAGAAACTGTCGCAACCGTCCCCTGGCGGTAACTAG
- a CDS encoding carboxylesterase family protein, with protein MMNRFSLPALLLTALLASSVSADVLTLKNGMTIEGKLGKISSIGEGLTNNNSGGEVALQLIVLADDDLRRVYVPSYLVKDVQPSPPALQERIHIDQRLPQSGNHVLIIGNSIRITPFDQWGRRIYTMETVRGNIDVIQGITEITPRYTKVEGLQAENAYIWDMRMRTSSIPRETLSKILRQQLDSKDPDQRLKIVRLYLQAERYQDAALELAEVIRDFPQLSDLKKQISGLRQLASQNLIQEIDLRQSSGQHTLAYQMLSRFPDEGVAGETLLKVRQMLTEYDTISQRRARAVDLLEKFAAEFNDPALKPKVDAAVAEISRDCSINTINRLTDFMRLADDDALLAEEKIALAISGWILGSNNGTQNLAVAISAYDVRSLVQQYVSNRLDVDKAGILNQLKSQEAGTPDYLAKIILNMKPPLSDAEAFSESEIPGYKLMTTPGIPGYKDFQYYVQLPPDYDPYRRYPTIVTLNGGSTPEQQIDWWAGSYNKNFGMRMGQATRHGYIVIAPVWREEHQFNYQYSAQEHAAVLYSLRGAMRQFSIDTDRVFLTGHSMGGDAAWDIGLAHPDLWTGVLPIVASADKYVSRYWENARFVPMYFVHGQYDGNKLEKNARDWDRYLQKNNMDVTVVEYLGRGHEHFQEEIQEMFTWMDLHVRDFMPKEFELATMRPWDNFFYWVEVRDLPQRGQVLPAEWPQSRATTTDIEAKILATNGVSVQSKSGGATVYFTPEMVDFDKRATINIDRRSYDRDLKPTAEVMLEDVRTRADRQHPFWAKVDTSDK; from the coding sequence ATGATGAACCGGTTTTCGCTTCCCGCCCTGCTCTTGACTGCGCTGCTCGCTTCGTCCGTTTCCGCCGACGTGCTGACGCTCAAGAACGGCATGACGATCGAAGGGAAGCTCGGCAAGATCTCTTCGATTGGCGAAGGCCTGACCAACAACAACTCGGGCGGTGAGGTCGCGCTGCAGCTGATCGTCCTGGCCGATGACGATCTCCGCCGAGTCTACGTTCCCAGCTATCTGGTCAAAGACGTCCAACCTTCTCCCCCGGCGCTGCAAGAACGTATCCACATTGATCAACGACTTCCGCAGTCCGGCAATCACGTCCTGATCATCGGCAACAGCATTCGCATCACGCCGTTTGATCAATGGGGACGTCGCATCTACACCATGGAAACGGTACGCGGCAACATCGACGTGATTCAAGGAATCACCGAAATCACCCCCCGCTACACGAAGGTGGAAGGTCTACAAGCCGAGAACGCCTACATCTGGGATATGCGCATGCGAACCAGCAGCATCCCCCGCGAAACGCTCAGCAAAATCTTGCGGCAGCAGCTTGATTCCAAAGACCCCGATCAGCGGCTGAAAATTGTTCGCCTGTACCTACAGGCCGAACGCTACCAAGACGCCGCCCTGGAACTGGCCGAAGTCATCCGCGACTTCCCTCAGCTCTCTGACCTGAAGAAACAAATCAGCGGGCTACGACAACTCGCTTCGCAAAACTTGATTCAAGAGATCGATCTCCGCCAATCCTCGGGACAACATACGCTGGCCTATCAGATGCTCTCTCGTTTTCCGGACGAAGGCGTGGCCGGCGAAACGCTGCTAAAGGTGCGGCAGATGCTGACCGAGTACGACACGATCTCGCAGCGTCGCGCTCGTGCGGTCGACTTGCTGGAGAAATTCGCCGCCGAGTTCAACGATCCCGCGCTCAAACCGAAGGTCGACGCTGCGGTGGCCGAGATCAGCCGCGACTGCTCGATCAACACCATCAACCGCCTGACCGACTTCATGCGTCTGGCGGACGACGATGCCCTGCTGGCCGAAGAAAAAATCGCCCTGGCAATCAGCGGCTGGATCTTGGGTTCCAACAACGGTACGCAGAACCTAGCGGTCGCGATCAGCGCTTATGACGTTCGTAGCCTGGTGCAGCAGTACGTCTCGAACCGGCTCGACGTCGACAAGGCGGGCATCCTCAATCAACTGAAGTCGCAGGAAGCCGGCACGCCCGACTACCTGGCCAAGATCATCCTGAACATGAAGCCGCCGCTCAGCGACGCCGAGGCGTTTAGCGAATCGGAGATCCCCGGCTACAAACTGATGACGACGCCCGGTATTCCTGGCTACAAAGACTTTCAATACTACGTGCAACTTCCTCCCGACTACGATCCTTATCGACGCTACCCGACCATCGTGACTCTCAACGGCGGCTCAACGCCCGAGCAGCAAATCGATTGGTGGGCCGGCTCGTACAACAAGAACTTTGGCATGCGAATGGGCCAGGCAACTCGCCATGGCTACATCGTGATCGCCCCGGTCTGGCGCGAAGAGCACCAGTTCAACTACCAATACTCGGCCCAAGAGCACGCGGCGGTTCTCTACTCGCTGCGCGGCGCCATGCGTCAGTTCTCGATCGATACCGATCGCGTTTTTCTGACCGGGCACTCGATGGGGGGCGACGCGGCTTGGGACATCGGTCTGGCTCATCCCGATCTATGGACCGGCGTACTGCCGATCGTCGCGTCGGCCGACAAGTACGTATCTCGCTACTGGGAAAACGCCCGGTTCGTACCGATGTACTTCGTTCATGGCCAATACGACGGCAACAAGCTGGAAAAGAACGCCCGCGACTGGGATCGCTATCTGCAGAAGAACAACATGGACGTCACCGTGGTCGAGTACCTCGGCCGCGGCCACGAGCACTTCCAGGAAGAGATCCAGGAGATGTTCACTTGGATGGACCTGCACGTCCGTGACTTTATGCCAAAAGAGTTTGAACTGGCGACGATGCGCCCTTGGGACAACTTCTTCTATTGGGTCGAAGTTCGCGACCTGCCGCAGCGGGGCCAAGTCTTGCCGGCCGAGTGGCCGCAATCCCGGGCGACCACGACCGACATCGAAGCGAAGATTCTCGCCACCAACGGCGTCTCGGTGCAATCCAAGTCTGGCGGCGCCACCGTCTACTTCACGCCCGAGATGGTTGACTTCGACAAGCGGGCCACCATCAACATCGACCGCCGCAGCTACGACCGCGACCTAAAGCCGACGGCCGAAGTGATGCTGGAAGATGTCCGCACCCGAGCCGACCGCCAACACCCGTTTTGGGCGAAGGTTGATACGTCGGACAAGTAA